The Dasypus novemcinctus isolate mDasNov1 chromosome 11, mDasNov1.1.hap2, whole genome shotgun sequence DNA window CTGGGATGCCAGGGGATCTGAGACCCGAACGCAGCCTGAGCCAGGGGCAATTTCAGAGAGGGGCCTTGGGAGGGCGAGTGCTAGGCCTGGAGGGGCCAAGAAGGAAACTTAGATACGGATGGGTTTATAGTTGAGGCAGAGCCAAGAAAGGAGGCGCAGCGAGGTGAAGGCTTCTGGAGAAGGGAGGCCTGGAGTCGAAGCCAGGCGCGAGCCAGGCCCTGGCACTCCGAGGGGCGCAGCTTGAAGGAGGGACGGATtccccgggggcggggggcagtgGGTTCTGAAGCATCTTTGATGAAGGTGTCAGCCCTGCAGGCAGGAGGCGCTCCTGGAAGGAGAGAGCGAAAGCAGAATGGGGAGAGAAAGGGTTTCCAGCTGGGCACTACCATACAGGACGGCCCGGCCTCTTTTTCCCGCCCCTCGGGGATGAGGGGAGCTAACCACCTTACAACGTAGTCCATTCAGGCTGCAGGCGTTGGAGACCTCATTTATCTAGCCAGGCGTCCATCGATCCGACATCAATGACTGCACCCTGGGCCAAACTTGGGGTCACAAAGATCACCAAGATGTAATCCTGTTTCTGAACTGTCACATCCTAGGGAGGGAGATGGACGTTTACCCAGCAATTACATCATGGTGTGTTAAAACTAGAACAGAGCTGTACACAGAGGGGGTTCAGAGGGGCGTGTTCTCCTAGAAGGCAATTGGGTAAGTTTACTAACAGGGCAACTTTGAGATTTGAAAGATGAGCAGAAGTTCTCcaggaaaggggggtggggtgggtgtgccATATAGAGGGGACAGTTCTGCAAATTCTGTTGCCTGGAGAGGACTTGGAGTGTTTGGGAGAAGAGCAGATAGGTAAATGGTGGTGGCAGCCTAGGGTGTTGTGAGGAACTGGATGGAGAGGGCAAGGGGTCTGAGCTTTGTCCTGTAGGCTGTGGGGAGGCGCTGAGGGGTTTTAAGCAAGAAGAGTCAGCTCAGATCTGAGTGGGCAGGATGGCCTGCAAGTGGGATGAGCATTTGGGAGCCTGTTGTGTCCAAATGAGGAGCCTGAAAGCAAGGGGTGGCTGAGGGAaatggaggggtggggtgggaggattAAGAGACAGTTGGCGGAGGTGAAGGGGGTGATGAAGAAGTCAAAGTTGATCCCTCCTTCCAACTTCAGCAACTGAAGTTGGCGCACGCAACTTTGGTGCTGGCACCCCTCACTGGGATGGTATTCAGGGAAGAGGACAGAGCAAGTCTGGTATGAGGTGCCTGGGAGGCACGCTAAAATATAGAtctggagaccagaagagaaGTTTGGGTGAAGATAGAGATTTGGGACTCCTCTTATTTTattctagaaatatttatttattgagcacctattacgTGCCAGCCATGGATCTAAGCACCAGGATCAGTGGTAAGCAAGACAAGCTTCCCATCTTGCTGGGGCTTCTGGAGtagtgtgtatatgtatgtctgGAGGAGAGGTggacaataaataaatacccaTATTACATGTCAGATGGTGCTAAGGAGAAAAACAGAGCAATAAGAGGAATAGAGAATACAGGGTGAGGTGTTATTTTAAACGGTGGTCAGGGATGGCCTTTCTAAGAAAGTGATATTTGAGAGGAGCTATGTGGATATCTGAGGGAAGAGAATTCCAGGCAAGCGTGTACTTAGTGTGTTTTGTGGAACCCCTTAGAGGCTAGTGAGACTGGAGAGGAGTGAATGAGGGGGAGCATTGCAGGAGATGGGGTCAGAGAGGTGAAGGCAGGTGCAATTGTGCAGGGCCTTGCGGGGCACTGTAAGGACTTGCTGCAATGGAAGCCATCGCAAGGTTCCAAACAGGAGTGACAAGATCTGACTTGGTTTTAGCAGGATCTTTCTGGCTGTTGGGTGGGAACTAGCCTGAAGGGGTAGCAgtagtggggggggagggggggcagtgAGGAGGCAAGAGTGGATGGTGGCTAGACCAGAGTAGAAGCAGGGAGGTGGTGGGAGGTGATTTTATACTGTATACCAACTAGGCAGTAGCTGAGGTTCTGGGAGCCAAGTGAGACAGCAGAGGGGAAAAAGGGTGAGAGGAGAACCCTGGGAATACTCAAGGCcctggaggaagaagagaaaatgtcaaaggaaatagaaatggaaacgCATTTGTTGGCTTTTCTTGGAATGGTGGGCAGGGCCAAAAATCAGCCGGTGCAGCGAGCTGAAGAGTGAAagtgagaggaggaagggcacGGGCAGGGCACAGTGCTCGGAGAATATTGTTCAGAGCTGGAGAAAAGGATGGAGTGACCGGAAGAGGGCATGTTCTCGGGAGGACATGGATTTGAGGGCTGTTGCTTTGCAAGGCTCAGCGATTTCAGAGGGGAAAGTACCGAAAGAGGAGCAGAGACCAGGCTGGGTCCTGGTCAGAAGTGAGAACGAAGGGGCTGAAGACATTAAAGCAGAAGAGACCTTTGAGCCTAGGCAGGGCTTTCCTGAGAAATGGAAATGATCCCGCTTTCTAGTAGCCAGACTGAGGACAAGTTTGGGGGTCCACTAAAGCAGGGACACCCCCAAATGAGGAAAGTTCAGCTTCCAGAAACTCATCTGGAATTTCATAGCCCATATTATCCAGAaagaagctcttttttttttttttaagatttgtttctctccccttttgcccccccaccccccgccattgtctactctcttgtgtccgttctctgtgtgttcttttgtatccgctcgcattcttgtcagcagcatggggaatctgtgtctctttttgttgcatcatcttgctgcctcagctctccctgtgtgtggccccactcctgggcaggctgtgctttttttgtgcagggcggctctcctgcgGGGCACACACTTtacgcggggggctcccctacgcgggggacacccctgcatggcagggcactccttgcacgcatcagcactgtgcatgagccagctccacacgggtcaaggaggcccggggtttgaactgtgtacctcccatgtggtaggcagatactctatccattgagccaaacccGCTTCCCAGGAAGAAGCTTTTTAAATCTCCATGCACATGAAGCTTTGGTGacctttcaaaaaataaaatttaattgcaATACACACAGTGGTGGGGCCCACCATCGGCACTTAGGGCTTCTAAGGGTCCCTCAACAGCACAGGGAAGACAGGTGGGGACCCCAACCAGCTTCTCTTGGGCCTAACCCCTAGGGAGACGGGGCGGTGGAAGACAGGGTGAGAGGGGAGCTGAATGCTGGGGTGGGGATGTGGTCGGCAGCCTGAACTGCACGGAGTGGAGCCTCTTGCCCCCCGCCACTGAGGAGATGATGGCGCAGACGTCTGTGGTGAACGGCCGCTTCATGGGGGACCCCTCACACGAGTACGAACACACCGAGCTGCAGAAGATGACTGAGGGCGACAAGGTCTTTGAAGAAGAAGTCGTGGTGAGTGAGGAGGGGAGGGCCAGGGGAGCCTGAGGGGAGAGGGCCTGGGCCGGCCGGAACCCGGCGCTGTGGAAACGATGGCAACGGCGCCTATAGTTATTACCTCCGCCGCCACCCAGCCAGGTATGAAGTACCTGGGAGAACTGAGCCTTGGGCCACAGTGCATGTGGCATCTCTTGAGGCCTTACAGCTCTAGGAAGCTGGTACATTGCTTTCCAGATGGTAGAGAGAAGGAAAGTGAAGTTTAGAGAGGTTACGTGACTTGCCCAGGGACACACAGCTCTGGAGCAGTGGGGGAGAGAGCAGTAGCTGCTCCTGTGGAAGCCTGGCCCTGGGGCCGGGGCTGGCAGAGGGCAACTGCGCCGCACTCTGGAGAAAGGCAAGGAGCACAGGCGGCTTATGTTTTTataccaaacttttttttttttaactagataATACATTTACATGGTTCAGAATTCAAAGGTACTGGAAGGAATAGAGTCAAGTTTCCCTCGCACCCCTGTGCACCAGCCACCCAGGTCTTTCTGGTGGGGACATTAGTGTTATCATGGTGTATGTGTATCTCCCAATCTTGCTACTCAGTGCTTAATGAGCTGTCTGGAGCAGAAGCATCACCATACCCTGGGaattagaaatgcagactctagGGACCCCAGCCTCAGAATCTACATTTTTATAAGATCCCCAGGGGGATTCGAGTACACACTAAAATGCAAGAAGTGCTGCTTCGAGACTTTATGCAAGTACAAGCCCCAGCAAATACCTTACCAATGCTTATTCTCttcttacctttaaaaaaaagaaaccccaaaaaacaaatgGGAGCATGTTATAATGTTTTACACAGTTCTGTGCCTTGCTTTTTCCACTTAATTATTttgaagctcttttttttttttatcactgccATAAAAAGCCACCTCATTCTTTCTACTACTGTGTGAAAGGTACTGTAATTTATTGTGCCTTATAAGGAAACATAGGTCTCCTTCCAAGTTTTAGCTCTGACAAACAATGCCACAATGAATGACCCTATACACATGTCATTTCCAGTGTATACACTCTATCTGAAGGATCAATTCCTAGAAATTGATCTGCTAGGTCAGAAGGTAAGGAATCCAGGTTTTGAAACGAGACAAACCTGCAGTTCAAAACCCagccttgggaaacggactttggcccagtggttggggcgtccgtctaccatatgggaggtccgcggttcaaaccccaggcctccttgacccgtgtggagctggcccatgcgcagcgctggtgcgcgcaaggagtgccgtgccacacaggggtgtcccccgtgtaggggagccccacgcgcaaggagtgcgcccgtgaggagagccgcccagcgtgaaaggagagggcagcctgcccaggaatggcgccgcccacacttcccgtgccgctgacgacaacagaagcggacaaagaaacaagacgcagcaaaaagacaccaagaacagacaaccaggggagggggggaaattaaataaaaaaaaaacaataaacaaaaaacaaaaaaaaaaccccagccttaatggagctggtgtagctcagtggttgagtgcctgcttcccaggcatgaggtcctgggttcaaaccttggtacctcctaatgaaaaagaaacaaacaaaaaaacccagcctCCCCACTTGCACCCGGGTAATGCCTAAAGTCTGGGTGTCAGTCTGTGGCCTCAGCTGCAGCCCCTGCTCCCCAGTCCCCACCTGGCAGGCTCGACCTCCCAAGCCTCAGCTTTATCTTTGCAGGTTTATATATTTACTTCGCAGGTTTGCGTGGATTAAATGAGGTGACATATGTAAAGCCGGTGGCCGAGGCACTTAATAAATAACTAGCTTCCATTTCCCTGCCATAAACAATTCAGATCAGCAACCCATGAAATGGGTGACTCAGTGACTCCATAAAAGGCTGTTTTTCCCCAAACATCTCTTGAAGTCCTTTTGTTCAGGGTTACCTGTGATACTCATTTTGAGCAAATTTTTCTTCTGCAATGTCATAATATAGGAAGGTGCTCAGGAAATAATGCTAAGTCGAAGAGCAGGGCATGAAACTAAATAAAAGTGACTCTAATTTTACTCTAAATATACGCAATatgcattggggaaaaaaaagactggaagtaAGTGTACCAATATGTTATCAGTGATTATCTTTAGGAGGTGGGATTATGAGTGGTTTCAATGATCTTAAGTATGCTTTTTCCCATTTTCCAAATATCCTACAGTGGGCatgattgcttttttattttaaaaaggccaAATAAGTGGCATTTAAACATGATGATAGACTGGAATGTTTCTGGACATATAAGAAACTGTTCATGTGGTTGACCCCAGGAAGAGGAACTGGAGGGCAGGGAACAAGAGTGGGAGAaagactggatttttttttttccattttgaatttTGCACCATCTGCATGAATTACTCattcaaaaaaaagaagagatcaaAGCCTAAAAAGGAGGGAAGGCAAGGCCTCGCTCGTGGTTCTCCATGATCTGGCAGGTACGCGGTGGTGACCCAGGCTAGGTAACAGGATAGCTCCTCTCCTGCCTCCTCAGGTTCAAATCAAGGAAGAGACTCGCTTGGTGTCCGTCATTGACCAGATTGACAAGGCTGTGGCCATTATCCCCCGAGGTGCCCTCTTCAAGACCCCTTTTGGACCCATCCATGTCAATCGGACCTTTGATGGTGAGTTCTCCAGGGCGCTATCGAGTGCAGGAGAGCATCTCTTCCCAAGTATGGTTGGACACATGCTCAGGAGTAGGGGTAAGCTGCCCACCTCCTTAGAGACGGCAGAACGGTGGCCACTCACCTGGGAGGCTATGCCCATTGGCCTGGCGTCATCGGTGGTTGGCATGGGCTTTGTAGCTCCTGGGCCCTGCCTCTTCCCCACCTGAGGGGTGGGACTGCATTTGGCTACCTGGGTCCCAGGGCTTTGCAGTGTGTGGGCTACTTGCCTTTTCTCACCTTTGTCCTCCTTGGTTTCTCCTCATTACAGCATCTGGAtaaggttgttttgttttgttttggtttgtgtttttaGTAGGTTTCATTGCTCTGCTGAAATTACAGATCTATCTTATTGCTGCCCATATTTTCCATTAGAATTTCTATATATGAAACAACTTTTTTAGTTTTATTCAGGTCAAATGAACATACAATAATCTTCACACATTTAAATTGTGCAATTTGAGAAGCTGTGACATACGTATaacccatgaaaccatcaccacaaagTAATGAATGTATACGTCACTTCAAAATGGGCCAAGTTCTGTCAGTTGTTGACCACATCCTTTGCCAGCCCCTCCATGTGGTCCCAATGCAGTGAGTGATGGGGCGTGTTTGGGGCTGACCATCCCTTTCCTGCCTGCCACCTCCTTCTAGGACTGTCTTTGTCTGAGGCCAAGAAGCTCAGTTCCTACTTCCACTTCAAGGAAGCTGTTGAACTGAAGAACAAGACCTTGCTTGAGAAGGCTGACTTGGACCCCTCTCTGGACTTCATGGACTCCTTGGAGCATGACATCCCCAAAGGTAATCGCCCATTACCTCGAGGACATTGGAACCGCCCCCCACTCAGAATAGGGGCCAGGCTAGCTGCTGTTCTCCAAGGGCCTGGATGGGAACTGGTGGTTCACCGTGGGCCTTGAGGATGTGGTTTCCCCAGTCCTGGTGCAGGCTTAGCTCACAGGAGACATGTGGTAAATGTTTTCTGAGTGACAAAGGGTAGGACTGCCTTCCATATGCTTCCATAGACAGGAATTAGCTCAGTATCTCACAGCAATCTTGAATGGAAGCAGGTTGGGAATCTTCCCCCACAacagtcctgaaaatgtccctgaAAATATTAGCCATACATATATACATCAGAGTGTTTAGGTTTGGGGTTAGAGCCAGTGCTTAGCATATAGctggcactcagtaaatgggtGCTGGTTCACCAAAAGAAATGAGTTCTGTACTATTGTCCTTGCTATGTGTGTGGTGCCTTTTAATCTTAATATATCCAGCTTCAGAGCCATCCTGTGCTGCAGGGTCCTCCTAGCCCTGGCACAGACACAACAGTCCCTTGTCCTGGGAGATGCTCTTCCTCTGAAGAGCTGCATCCCAGAATAAGTGCCAGTTGGAGGCCAGACCCAAGGCCCTGACTCAGTGCCCTGCTTTTTCCTTCCCCACATTTGGTGTTTCTGAAAAGTGGAGTgatttgatgatgatgataatggccATGACAATAAGGATGCTAATAGTAGCAACTAATTCATAAAAAACACGAGACTGCTTAGTGTGTCCCAGGCACTGTGCTCAGTGCTCTCCAAGacttatctcattttaattttcacaCTCATCCTGTGAGGAGGGTACtgtcattatctccattttacagatgaagaaactgaggctcagagaggtaaaccCAAGGACACACTACGTGTTAGAGCACTAAAGTCCAGGGCTCTGGCATTAACTATGGTGTCAAGTAGATGACGTTTCCTTTTAAATGAACAATGGGAATAGCTGGACAGTAGTCACCCCACCATGCTTCTGA harbors:
- the RSPH9 gene encoding radial spoke head protein 9 homolog isoform X1; this translates as MDAESLLLSLELASGSGQGLSPDRRASLLTSLMLVKRDYRYDRVLFWGRILGLVADYYIAQGLSEDQFAPRKTLYSLNCTEWSLLPPATEEMMAQTSVVNGRFMGDPSHEYEHTELQKMTEGDKVFEEEVVVQIKEETRLVSVIDQIDKAVAIIPRGALFKTPFGPIHVNRTFDGLSLSEAKKLSSYFHFKEAVELKNKTLLEKADLDPSLDFMDSLEHDIPKGSWSIQMERGHALVVLRSLLWPGLTFFHAPRTKNYGYIYVGTGEKNMDLPFML
- the RSPH9 gene encoding radial spoke head protein 9 homolog isoform X3, with amino-acid sequence MDAESLLLSLELASGSGQGLSPDRRASLLTSLMLVKRDYRYDRVLFWGRILGLVADYYIAQGLSEDQFAPRKTLYSLNCTEWSLLPPATEEMMAQTSVVNGRFMGDPSHEYEHTELQKMTEGDKVFEEEVVVQIKEETRLVSVIDQIDKAVAIIPRGALFKTPFGPIHVNRTFDGLSLSEAKKLSSYFHFKEAVELKNKTLLEKADLDPSLDFMDSLEHDIPKACAGAGRSQISC
- the RSPH9 gene encoding radial spoke head protein 9 homolog isoform X2 — encoded protein: MDAESLLLSLELASGSGQGLSPDRRASLLTSLMLVKRDYRYDRVLFWGRILGLVADYYIAQGLSEDQFAPRKTLYSLNCTEWSLLPPATEEMMAQTSVVNGRFMGDPSHEYEHTELQKMTEGDKVFEEEVVVQIKEETRLVSVIDQIDKAVAIIPRGALFKTPFGPIHVNRTFDGLSLSEAKKLSSYFHFKEAVELKNKTLLEKADLDPSLDFMDSLEHDIPKETTAREELEQAGLCRYNMERGGTVSPGHSEDQEPLQTHPQYTRGKATSRS